A stretch of DNA from Lycium ferocissimum isolate CSIRO_LF1 chromosome 4, AGI_CSIRO_Lferr_CH_V1, whole genome shotgun sequence:
CCTTTTTCGTGTTGAAATGTCATTTGCTCATTTCCACTTGAACTTTTTATTGCAAAGCTATTTATAGCATAGCATTCCTTTTGGCAAGCTGCTATTGCAATCTAGACACAAGTAAATAATCATATTTAAGGAATCATGTTAATGTTGAGCCAAGGAGTAGAGGCAGCAGAAACTTGATTTCTGAAGATGCCAGCCTCTCAACAAGACTCCTGAGTCAGGACTAGTCCAGTTTAGCGTATAAAAGAAAAACGAACTAAAACTCAGATAAGATAAAAAGAAATGGCTTCGCCCGGACTCGAACCGGAGACCTTCAGTGTGTTAGACTGACGTGATAACCAACTACACCACGAAACCTTGATGCTTGATACAATCCTGAAGTCTCCATAGAGGTTTCCATTCACCACTGCAAGTGGGATGCTTCTATTTATAGATCTATTTTTGGTCTATAACGCTTTTCGAAGGACTGATACCATGATGAAGACTTAAAACAATACTACAAAGACCTAACTGTTGAGACAGCTTCAAATAGTAAGAACATAAGGAAATAGGAGCCTGATGAATAAAACGTGACTGTCGTGCTACTTCCTGTTTTCTGGACATGTCTGGGTGTATGTTGAGGCAAATGTCCAGAGTCTCCTAGCTACAATGTGATGGTATTATTAACTAAATCTTGAGATCTTGGAATAAATAGATACACATATTCTTATGAAGCTTCATCTACTCTGCAGATATCTCTTGCCTACTTCACAAATACTGCCTTAGAATTTAGACAAAAGATGCAATCCTGTGAGTAGCCAAACCATCATGCTAAAGAAACTCAAAAACTAGCATGCCCAACTATCCAAGTGGAAGTAAAGCAATGATGCAAGCTACCCATATACAACTGCAAATCGTGGTCATGAGTTACAAAACGCCAAGAAAATAGCTACTAACGAGACCTAAATTCTAGTCTTGTCACGTTGTATATTTTTTCACATTAAGGGGTCTAAGTATGTTCCATAAGACCTATACATCACAGCTGCCACACTTATATTACCATATTCACGCGATAAACTTACTCCACCAATTCAAATAAAGGGTAAAGCAAAAATATATGTCCAGGGTAAGAGCACCATAACACAAACCAAATTCAACGCAATCGAGTCAAATAACCTAAAGATGAATAGCCGTGAAGATTGAAGGGACAGACCAAATTCGAAAAATAGCTCAACAAAACAACTGAATTCAATTTGACAAGAACCACAACCAGTCAGCCACAGCCTACAAGTTTGATAAGCTCTTTTAATCATATTTACGACCTTTCTAATATGTGCATATCTATCTTCATTGATAGACATTAATTTAATCACCTTTGAAAACCATGTGGAAATAGCACTCGTTAACAGCATATTCTTCAATCAGTAGTTCAGAACATAacaaacatcaacaatcaacataaaggTAAGAAGGAACTGAGTTAGAACTTTGAAAGAGGTATTTAATAAGACAATACATCAGTATCAAGATAATCAGCTACTactaaaaaaaggaaaaagaaactaAGGCTGAACGCACACTCTAGCCATTCAGATTACAAAGAAACTACACAACAAAGCAAGTGGctgtcaaaataaaaaatgataatGCTTAGAAACTCTCAAGCATGAAACTTAGATACTGGCCACAATGTTATAGCTTAACCACCTTTCAGCTTGTTCAAAATATTGGTAAGTATATGACTATATTCTCAGTTCTCATCATTTCTCCCAACCTTTGGAAATTAATCAAATGCTACAAATCAATAGAAAAGGACAGAAGTCATAAGGAAATTAGGTGGATTTCACAAATGTATAAATGTCTACAAAACCATAGTTTTTATCTGATTGCACAGATACTGTGTCATTTCAATCAATTATCAACAATAGTAATCAGCTGGAAAATAACCACAGTAATTTCTAGAAATTGAACTTGGTCCATTGAATATGTAAGGAGAAATTACAATAACTGGACCTTAAGAACCAGATCTAGAACAAAACGCTACAGAGAAACCAAAACACAGAAACTGCAGAAATTTCCTTAAAATCTACATTAACTAATTACCTAACAAAAGATCCACAATCTAACCGCCAAAACCATAGAGAGTCCTGCCCTGCCTCTTAAGGGCATAGACAACATCCATAGCAGTAACAGTCTTTCTCCTAGCGTGCTCAGTGTAGGTAACAGCATCACGAATAACATTCTCCAAAAAGATCTTGAGAACTCCACGTGTCTCCTCGTAAATCAGACCTGATATACGCTTCACACCACCCCTACGTGCCAATCGACGAATTGCTGGCTTTGTAATGCCCTGAATGTTATCTCTAAGCACCTTTCTGTGCCTCTTGGCTCCTCCCTTTCCTAAACCCTTGCCTCCCTTTCCACGACCTGACATTTTCAAAGAGAAATTTTAATTTGAATGAATTCCTGatttgaattttctagggtttTTGACTTGAATGAATTGCGTTTGGTGAGAAAGGAAGGGGATGGTGGTGGGTATTTATCTTTGGCGGATTTGGGCGCGTGGATTTCGTGGGCGATTTGAAATGTAGCGGGGCAAAAATCGTAGCCGCTAAATATTTGGGGATTTACTTGGTGATCGACGGATAGTAGTGTCGATCCATGTGAGAGGCGGAAACTGAATATGAGTCGTTTGATTTAATGGGGATCCCTGTGAATGAAGATCTAGTGATGTTAATTGATCTTCCCCTAAGAGcatttttgttatttctttCTCGCAGTTTAGTCCATCAATTTCTTATGAGAAAAAGGAATTATGGGCCAGTTAGAACTTGTCTATTTCGTTACTAATAATAAGagcatataaaagaaaaaaggcttaatgcatatgcaaccTCCTaaacttgcaattttttttattttgacatCTTAATTAAGTGTTGTTTCTATTGAACCCCTGAATTCGCCCTCAAGTGTCCATCAAACATAATCCGACTTACATAGCAAACTTTGCAATAGGATAGAATTATTCTTTGTATGCGCGAGCAGATATCCAGTTAGTTTCATTAGTGTCATTTTCTTACTCAATTACCAACTTTCAGTTCATGTGCCACGGTTTTtttggttgattattgattgaatTGATTTCTTATAGGCGTTACTGTTTTGTTACATTTAggtagtcaaataattaaaaatattcaaaagattTTATTGCGGGGTATTTGATTTAGTAATATAAACTACATGAGGTTTACACTTTACGGAAGACTATCTTGTTTGAAATTtttggaaatgaagaaaaatatatggaaTTGGGTTTAAGGTGGTCCATTGACCAGATGGCTAGTTTTGTAATAGTATGCTTAGATAGTCAAAGAAATGAGTTCATATctcttttatttgaaaaatgttATTTAAGTCGGATATTGTTTGATATACACACTTGAAGGCTAGTTTAGgagttcaataggaacaacacttattTAAGGtgtaaaaatagaaaaaaggtgCAAGTTTAgtcgcatatgcattaagccaagaaaaaaaacttgTCTCACATGATTCTAAGGCCCCAtttgtccatagataccaaaaaataatttacttgttttggaattttggagttgtatttggccatagtttttgaaattatagtttttggtgaaatgtaattgtaaaaaagtgaattttttttaaaaacaagttttttgagtttttggtattccataatacaacttcaagttgtattcggaattctcatggccaaacgctgattcaggaaaaaagtgaaaaaaatttcggaataaagtgaataattcttatggccaaacgggagctAATAACATGCATTTATGTTCTTGCCTGATTTAGCCAAACACCACTGTTATTATCTCAAACTACTTTATGaattgctttttttttaattaaaaatatatacttataaaataAGCTAATTTTGACAACTTGTCAAGTatgcctcatttgttttcattaagattaacaccaagtttgaaatataaatatatccGGGATATCTTAAAGTAAATAATTAAATGAAGTATAAATTTTTATCTCAAATTTAATCCGGAGATATCCACTTTATTCCATTAACCAAACGACCTCAAGAGtttgaaatttaaataatattttagtatattattTAAGCTAGTTTTCTCTTCCCCTTTCCACCTTACACCAGCCCAAGGTCCAACACAAATTTACAACTTCTGTTCTAACGTTGGTTTCCTTGTTTCATCTGTATATCTTAGAATGAAATTGGTATTTGCTGAAGTCTTCTGCATAAACTCATGTAGTGAAAGGTTCCTGCTTGTTGAAGGGAATTTGCCATCTCCTGATTTCACACACATTGTGAAGATAGAGTTTTACAAAAGAATTTTCCTGTTCATTTCTTTGCTAGTTATTCGTGACTAATACACTTTCAAATTCTCCAGTAGAAAAGATAATTCgcacttatagcctgtttgttttttaaaaccttattttttatttttaaaataaagttttcttaaaagtcttatttttcaataagtgcttattttaaaaaaagtgaggtgtttggacCAAAGTTACACAAGCAcattttgggagaaaataagtcttTTGGGGAGTACATTTTTATTGCAAAGCGTATTTTTGCAGGAAGCTGCTATTGCAAAGCACTAAAAAAATAGGATTCATTTTCTTGTCAAGGAGTAaagacttttttgaaaaaaaatctttttgagaaaaatacacatagaagcatttttttaaaaagcttggCACCAAACACTATTTagatatacaattcatatattagtatttaatactaacaaaaatctttttaaattaattggccaaacacaatgAATATATGTAAGTTGCttttagcctttaaaaaaagtcaaattaattttttgaaaagtatttttttcaaagtcttttttaaaataagttgttTTTTAAAGGCTTGACTCGAACCGGAGATTAGTGTGTTATTTTACACCACGAAACCTTGATCATTTCCCTTTTTCGTGTTGAAATGCCAGTAGCTCATTTAGTAAATAAAGTGTTTTGAAATCTAAGATATGTAAGGATCAAAGTTACACAAGCACATAAGTTTATCACTGCCTAAAGGCCTAAAAGATAGTACAATACGATACAATATAACACATTatacgatacattatgaaacaacacgtaacaaccatccaaacaaaggGTAAACTATCGTTTTGTATATCCACTTGAACTTTTTTATTGCAAAGCTATTTGTAGTATAGTATTCCTTTTGGGAAGCTGCTATTGCAATCTAGACACGAGTAAATAATCACATTTAAGGATTATTTGTTAATGTTGAGTCAAGGAGTAGAGGCAGCgtataaatatatgatttacttatatatatgatgcttaatatatatagtatatatacttatataccatatacatatatagtaatgtatatatgggcatatatatgtataacttaatatatatataccaatatatcatatcatatatactaaatatgtggataacttaaatatattttatatgtatatatatgattatcggtattatggtatttatatatacatatatatatatatatatatatatatatacttaatatatatactaaatatatgtattaatatatatactatatatataaagaaaataccatatatatatatatatgatatatcatatcaaagtattTAGATATactatatatgatatatactaaatatatatatatcttatatattataatactaacttaatatatataaatatataatactatatatagtattatatataaaaatacttttatatatatttttacatatatGTGTAAGGTGTTTAGTACATAATAATTGAGACGTTTTTTAAGTAGCGGAAGTCATAATTCTccatgatatgaatatatgtaaGTTGAAGTCGGATAAATTATGGTACCGATTTACCGTACTTTAAAATACCGAATCATACCAAATTAATTTGGTacggtaatggtatagtatttttagaaaccgAAAATCGAAATTCCGTATCGAAGCCTTTTAATACGTAAGTTGGTTGATCTACAAGTGCGCAAATAAAAGTTATTTCGTCAAAGTTTCAAAAGGAGGACCAGTTACATGTTTAGACTTGACCAGCCCAATCCAGTTTAGCGTATAAAAGAAAACGAACAAAACCCAAATAAGAGATAAAAAAAGAAGTGGCTTCGCCCGGACTCGAACCGGAGACCTTCAGTGTGTTAGACTGACGTGATAACCAACTACACCACGAAACCTTGATGCTTGATACACTCCTGAACTCTCTATTGAGTTTTTCCATTCACCACTGCAAGTGGAATGCTTCTTTTTCTAGATCTATTTTTGGTCTAACGCTTTTCAAAGGACTGATACCACGATGAAGACCTAAAACAATAGCACAAAGACCTCCTGTGTAGAGAGCTTCAAATATTAAGAACAAAAGGAATAGGAGCCTGATGAGTGAAATGTGACCGTCATGCTACTTTCTGTTTTGTGGACATGTCTGGATGAGCAATATGTGCAGAGTCTCCTAGCTAAAATCTGATGGTATTATTAACTAAAATTTCAGATCTTGGAATAAATAGATTTCAAACTCTGCAGATATCTCTTGCCTACTTCAGAAAGACTGCATTAGAGTTTATACAAAAGATGCAATCCTATGAGTAGCCAAAACCATCATACGAAAGAAACTCAAAAGCTAGCACGCCCAACTATCCAAGTGGAAGCAAAGCAACGTTGTGGTCACGAGTTATGAATCGCCCAGAAAATAACCACTAACAGAGACTTAAAATTCTAGTCTGATCACATTGTGTATTTTGTCAAATGAAGGTGTCTAAGTATGATGCCGTCAGACCTATGCATCACTAAGCTACCCAACTTATATTACCATATGCATACAGTAAACTCACTCCACCAATTCAAATAAAGGGTAAAGCAAACATAGATGTCAAGTCAAATATCCTAAAGATGACAAACCATGAAGATTGAAGGAACACCTTTCTAATATGTGCCTCTCCATCttcatttatataaaatttaatcacCTTTGAAAACCATGTGGAAATGGCACTCTTTAACAGCATACTCTTCAATCAGTAGTTCAGAATATAGCAAAAGTCAACAATCAACATCAATGTAAGAAGGAAGTGGTAATTTATTTAAGATAACAAATCAGTACCAAGGTAAATAGCTactaaaataaggaaaaagacACTAAGATTGAAACCACACTCTAGCCATTTAAATTACCAAGAAATTGCTGTCAAAATTAAAACATGGTCCTCTCTAGTTTGAATCTCTCAAGCATGAAATTTAGCTACTGGCCACAAAGTTGATGCTTATCCGCCAATCAGCATGCTCATAATATTGGTGTGTATATGACTTTATTCTCAGTTCTCATCATTTCTCCCAACTTTAGGAAATTAATCAAATGCTACAAACCAAAAGAAAGGGACAGAACACATAAGGAAATCAGGTGAATTTCACAAATGTATAAATGCCTAACTTGTAGTTGCGAGAATACAGTCTTTATCAGATTGCACAGCTACTAAGTCAATTCAATCAATTAACAATAATAATCAGCTGGAAAAGAACCACTGTAATTTCTAGAAAGTGAACTTTGTTCCTTCGATATGTAAGGAGAAATTACAATATCTGGACCTTAAGAACCAGATCTAGAACAACACTACATATAGAGCAAAATACTAAAGCAACAGAAATTTCCATAAAACCTACATTAACTACCTAACCACTGATCTAATCCATAAACTCTAACCCCTAACCCCCAAAACCATAGAGAGTCCTGCCCTGTCTCTTAAGAGCATAAACAACATCCATGGCAGTAACAGTCTTTCTTCTGGCGTGCTCAGTGTAGGTAACAGCATCACGAATCACATTTTCCAAAAAGATCTTGAGGACTCCACGTGTCTCCTCATATATCAGACCTGATATACGCTTCACACCGCCCCGACGTGCCAATCGACGGATTGCAGGCTTAGTAATGCCCTGAATGTTATCTCTAAGGACCTTACGATGTCGTTTTGCTCCTCCCTTTCCCAATCCCTTGCCTCCCTTCCCACGACCAGACATTTTTAACAAAGAGATTTGATGATAATTAAACTTCGGATTTGAATGAAATTGCGAGAAATGAGGTGGATGGTGGTGGCTATTTATATTTGGGCGTTGTGGATTTTGTGGCAGTTTGAAATGTAGAGGGCCGAAAATCGTAGCCCTTAATATTTGGGGATCGACGGATAGTAATGGCGATCCATGTGGGAGGCGGAAAGTGAATATGAGTCGTTGATTTAAATGGGGATCCGTGTGAAAGAAGATCCATTGATGTTAATCCATCTTCGCCTAAGagcatttttgttttttctttcttgcagTATAGTATCTCAATTCTTTatgagaaaaaacaaaaaatatgggCCAGTTAGAAGTTAGAACTATCCTGGTTTGTTACTAACAATGAAAAAATAACTTGTCATAAGACAAGCTTGTCAAATAGCTAGGAAAAGGGCAGCCCTATGCATTAAGCATCAGCTATGCACGGGGTTCGGGAAAGGATCGGACGCGGGGTATCATTGTCGATGCTTACCTTGAATTTCTGTGATTGTTTTGACGGCTTGAACCGTGGCCTCCACCAGTGCAAAGAACTTTATGTAAATGTTTCTCACTAAAATgagaaagtgtaaagttaacTATTTTAGTTCGAAATAAGCATTTGTTTAGGTCTTGTACTACCGTTCTTTTCATGTCGCGTACTTTATCTTCAATTTAGAGATGAAAGTGACTGATTGCATTcattgaaaatgatgaagaactGACATAATCCTAGGCTAATAAATTTCTAAAGAAGGAGTTTACATGACCCCTTaaataaatccaacatcaaAAAGAGAGTGGTAAGTTTTTGAAAAAGTTCGTCCATAACACCTTAGATAAGTTCCACATCACAAAGAGACAAAAAAGTGAAGTGGTCACAATTTCATGTGGTATAGACACTTTTGGGTTCGCTAACGGTGTGGCCCAAGCGACAAATCTATATGGTCTGTTGGACCAAAATGGACAATACGTACATGTCATGGGTTTGGATTGTGAAAATTGTATGCTCCATTCCAACCTTTTACCTTGTTTGGCCAATCTATTGAAAGACCAGAATTGCTTATTTTTAGAGTCTGAATGTGTTCCACAAAACTTTTGGTGAAAAGTAAATGTTTTCCAGCAGAAatagaatttttttgaattcgtaacaattgaattcttaaagtcTCCCTCTATGACACCTCAATGGTACTCCCTTTATtctaagaaagaaaatgaatattgGGGTGTGGCACACTCTTGAGAAAGTTAATTAATGATATTAATCAAGGATAATCTGTCAATATTATTCTTTTACTTTCtccaaatatttcttaaaattaGAGATTGTcaatgttggaagttggaaaaaccATTAGAAAGAATGATAATTTTagacaaaattaattaatacatcTTTGAACTTcgtaaaattcatttatttatagaaaatatgctagaaattcatttatttttaaacggagggagtaacaattTTGAAATAACGGATACGCCTCCTTTTCTTTACATAATTCCTTACATTTTTTCAAACTCTTTGAATTATTATTGAAATTTAGGATTTCAAACaaggtttttattttattttgtaagaaTTCGACCATTACCAAACTTGAAAActtataataattattgtaaTTTAGCACTTTAAACAaagttttaatttaatttgcaGGAACTGCAATCATTTTCTTACcaaaatttgagatttaaaatttagtTATAGTACCTTTTAGATTATTTAAAATCGCAACtttcaacttttaaattttgacaAATGTCTCTCCTTTAAAAGGGTAATTGAAGAAATTGAGAGAACTGTAATGGACAAGAACTAGATTTAAATGTAATTGTACTTCTCGTTAgtgaagaaaaaagggaaaagaaaactaAACACAACGATAATTTATACTAagtattttatacatttttaattCGGGCAAGATGGTACCACCAAAGTTTGTGGTGGGATTGTAAGTACGAGAGATGAATCTAAGATAGAAGCTCTATGAGTTTAaacttttaagatttttttagCATTCAATCCATAATATTCTTAAAAATTATGGGTTCATTTATACTATCCGTTGCAATTTTAATTGATCTTTATACATTCACTTATGCATCGCGTCGAAGGTATTGGTTTCAGATGAATTTGGTGTCTACATCTGCCTCTAGTAAGTACTCTTCATCCTTAATCAGAGTTCGCAGGTTCGAGCCTCAAGAATGAGGTCATTTTTGGTAGGTAGCGCTATTATCCCATAGTGAAACTTCTTGGCACTCGAATAGTCAGATCCCAAACGGGTACCCAAATGGCAAACACTAAGGGTATGTTTGGCATGACGGTATGTTGTCCAAGAAAATATTATCTCAAAAAATAAGTGGTTTTCCTACTTATTTGTTTGGTAC
This window harbors:
- the LOC132054029 gene encoding uncharacterized protein LOC132054029, with the protein product MSGRGKGGKGLGKGGAKRHRKVLRDNIQGITKPAIRRLARRGGVKRISGLIYEETRGVLKIFLENVIRDAVTYTEHARRKTVTAMDVVYALKRQGRTLYGFGGNFSLKMSGRGKGGKGLGKGGAKRHRKVLRDNIQGITKPAIRRLARRGGVKRISGLIYEETRGVLKIFLENVIRDAVTYTEHARRKTVTAMDVVYALKRQGRTLYGFGG